CTTACTCCTCAACGGCCACCCGCCGCCGGCGGCGCCGCAACGTCGATCTCACCTATTTGGCCCGGTACGTGATGCGGCCCCGGCTCAAATCGTACGGGGAAAGCTCCACCGTCACCTTGTCTCCCGGTAAAATCTTGATGTAGTGCATCCGCATTTTACCGGAAATGTGGGCGAGCACCTGATGGCCGTTTTCCAGCTCGACCCGAAACATCGCGTTCGGGAGGGGTTCAATAACCCGGCCTTCTACTTCGATCGCGCCATCTTTCGCCATGCGGTTCCTTACAACT
This Myxococcales bacterium DNA region includes the following protein-coding sequences:
- the infA gene encoding translation initiation factor IF-1; amino-acid sequence: MAKDGAIEVEGRVIEPLPNAMFRVELENGHQVLAHISGKMRMHYIKILPGDKVTVELSPYDLSRGRITYRAK